Proteins found in one Candidatus Cloacimonadaceae bacterium genomic segment:
- a CDS encoding AEC family transporter — MSPFVEKIIPLIIAFFVGIAAKRLKTLSKEDAPILLRFVLSVSLPALTILAIMRVSLSADTALIPLSAMLVVFSIYFISSFVGKHLNMAGPTFGSFLVGTLIMNTAYSLPFFAAAFGDEGLARASLFDVGNSFLIFTFSYYNAIKYGDNAHTGKINWGKFLKLPPLWGMAIAITLKALRVEIPTIGMNFLNMVGQPTVPLVMIALGLYFEPKLKNLGKALIAVLIRMGGGLLLGLLLATVFGLEGITRTVVIVNSATPIGFNTLIFANLENMDREFAATMVSVSILIALFYLPLLIYFFT, encoded by the coding sequence ATGTCCCCTTTTGTTGAAAAGATCATCCCCCTGATCATTGCATTCTTTGTGGGCATCGCCGCCAAGCGCTTGAAGACGCTGAGCAAGGAAGACGCACCGATCCTGCTTCGCTTCGTGCTTTCGGTCAGCTTGCCGGCACTCACGATACTGGCAATCATGCGCGTCTCGCTGTCCGCGGATACGGCATTGATCCCGCTTTCCGCCATGTTAGTGGTCTTCAGCATCTATTTCATATCTTCTTTTGTGGGCAAGCATTTAAACATGGCAGGTCCCACTTTCGGCAGTTTCCTCGTGGGCACATTGATCATGAATACTGCTTATTCGCTGCCCTTTTTTGCCGCCGCTTTCGGAGACGAGGGACTGGCGCGCGCTTCGCTATTTGACGTCGGCAACAGTTTTCTGATCTTCACTTTCAGCTATTACAACGCCATCAAATATGGCGACAATGCCCATACCGGCAAGATCAACTGGGGCAAATTCCTGAAGCTCCCACCCCTGTGGGGAATGGCGATCGCGATCACGCTCAAAGCTTTGCGAGTGGAAATACCGACGATCGGAATGAACTTTTTAAACATGGTCGGGCAGCCAACCGTTCCTTTGGTAATGATCGCCCTGGGCTTATACTTCGAGCCCAAGCTCAAAAACCTGGGGAAAGCGTTGATCGCAGTCCTTATCCGCATGGGCGGCGGTTTGCTCTTGGGCTTGTTGCTGGCTACGGTCTTTGGTCTGGAGGGAATCACCCGCACCGTGGTGATCGTCAATTCCGCCACGCCCATCGGGTTCAACACTTTGATCTTTGCCAATCTGGAAAACATGGATCGGGAGTTTGCCGCCACGATGGTCTCCGTCTCGATTTTAATCGCGCTGTTCTATCTGCCGCTATTGATATACTTCTTCACATAG
- a CDS encoding inorganic phosphate transporter gives MIFIYLLSGLFLGWSLGANDTGNIFGSAVETRMLKFKKAALIAAIFISLGAILEGSGPSGTLGRLGSVDALGGAFTVSLAAAATIFVIVRLGIPVSTSQTIVGAIIGWNFFSGRITDYRSLVTIASSWVTAFVLSGVIAAVLFYIFRGWINKSKTHLFEQDLYTRYALIVVGAFGAYSLGANNIANVVGVFVPVTPFKDLQIPGLFVIDGVQQLYIIGAASIVLGIYTYSHKVMRTVGRDLFHLSPVTALVALMAEAIVLFLFASQGLYNLLLKLGLPTIPLVPVSSTQVIVGAVVGIAIAKGGKNLRYGILGRITLAWIAAPVMAFLFSFIALFIIQNVFEQTVHQQLRYTFNRQTVLQIERAGFDTKALSLVNGRTFERERELLIELMQNKAYTRRQAIDIIRITEIFPLEVKVSRLHDKSMQKRLDDNQLADINTLEGKKFQHKWQLKEALQNFDSWKTHIAPENEAQKNHNRKIESKLELLYRSFYAPLESH, from the coding sequence ATGATTTTTATCTATCTCTTGAGCGGATTGTTTTTGGGTTGGTCTCTGGGAGCCAACGACACCGGTAACATCTTCGGCTCCGCTGTGGAAACGCGCATGCTCAAATTTAAAAAGGCGGCGCTGATTGCAGCGATATTTATCTCCCTGGGCGCGATCCTGGAAGGCAGCGGTCCTTCCGGCACCCTGGGAAGATTGGGTTCCGTCGATGCTTTGGGAGGAGCTTTCACAGTTTCTCTGGCTGCCGCGGCGACGATATTTGTGATCGTGCGTTTGGGCATTCCGGTCTCCACTTCCCAAACGATCGTGGGTGCGATCATCGGATGGAACTTTTTCAGCGGAAGGATCACTGATTACCGGTCGTTGGTGACCATCGCCTCAAGCTGGGTGACGGCATTTGTGCTCTCCGGAGTGATCGCAGCTGTGCTCTTCTACATCTTTCGGGGTTGGATCAACAAATCCAAGACCCACCTTTTCGAGCAGGATCTATATACCCGCTATGCCTTGATCGTAGTTGGCGCTTTCGGAGCTTATTCATTGGGAGCGAACAACATCGCAAACGTCGTCGGCGTCTTCGTTCCGGTCACTCCGTTCAAGGACTTGCAGATTCCCGGACTTTTCGTGATCGACGGAGTGCAGCAACTTTATATCATCGGCGCGGCATCAATTGTGCTGGGAATCTACACCTATTCTCACAAAGTGATGCGCACGGTGGGCAGAGACCTCTTTCATCTTTCGCCGGTGACGGCGTTGGTGGCATTGATGGCGGAAGCGATCGTGCTCTTTCTCTTTGCCTCGCAAGGGCTGTATAATCTATTGTTGAAATTGGGCTTACCGACAATACCGCTGGTGCCGGTATCCTCCACTCAAGTGATCGTCGGAGCAGTGGTGGGCATTGCAATTGCCAAAGGTGGAAAGAACCTCCGCTATGGCATTTTGGGGAGAATCACGCTTGCCTGGATAGCTGCGCCGGTGATGGCGTTTCTCTTTTCCTTCATTGCGTTGTTTATCATTCAAAACGTGTTTGAACAGACGGTGCATCAACAGCTTAGATATACTTTCAACCGCCAGACCGTCTTGCAGATTGAACGTGCCGGATTCGATACCAAAGCCCTTTCCCTGGTTAATGGCAGAACCTTTGAACGCGAACGCGAGCTTTTGATCGAACTGATGCAAAACAAAGCATATACACGCCGGCAGGCGATCGATATCATCCGGATCACGGAGATATTCCCTCTCGAAGTGAAAGTCTCGCGCCTGCACGATAAAAGTATGCAAAAACGTCTCGACGACAATCAACTTGCGGATATCAACACATTGGAAGGCAAGAAATTCCAGCACAAATGGCAACTCAAAGAGGCTCTGCAAAACTTCGATTCGTGGAAGACGCATATAGCACCGGAAAACGAAGCGCAGAAAAACCATAACCGCAAGATAGAGAGTAAGCTGGAACTCCTCTACCGGAGTTTCTACGCTCCTTTGGAAAGTCACTAA
- a CDS encoding DUF47 family protein, producing the protein MALLLKTTKFVESQLDTFLDIVSDSASLFQFGIEDYLLERNAQFEERLTQIRENEKKADDLRVAIERYLYERTLIPENRGDVLAILENTDEVMDGIKDTLMQFSIELPQIPEELDDLWMQTTRASAAAVEQLVFAVRSFFHDIAAVNNYIHKVYFFEREADHLGEKLRRQIFSLDVDLALKSQLRYFAIHIEMISDYAQAVCDRLSIYTIKRQM; encoded by the coding sequence ATGGCACTGCTACTAAAGACCACTAAGTTCGTGGAATCGCAGCTTGATACCTTTCTGGACATCGTTAGCGATTCCGCCTCGCTGTTCCAGTTTGGCATCGAGGATTATCTCTTGGAAAGGAACGCCCAGTTTGAGGAGCGTCTCACGCAGATCCGCGAAAACGAAAAAAAAGCCGATGATCTGAGAGTCGCAATCGAGAGATATCTCTATGAACGTACCCTGATTCCTGAAAACCGAGGCGACGTCCTTGCAATCCTCGAAAACACGGATGAGGTGATGGATGGCATCAAGGACACCCTGATGCAGTTTTCCATCGAATTGCCGCAAATCCCCGAGGAACTTGACGACCTCTGGATGCAGACCACACGGGCGTCAGCGGCTGCGGTGGAGCAACTCGTTTTTGCAGTTCGTTCCTTCTTTCACGATATCGCCGCTGTGAATAACTATATCCACAAGGTCTATTTCTTTGAGCGGGAGGCGGATCATCTGGGTGAAAAGCTGCGCCGCCAGATATTTAGCCTCGATGTCGATCTGGCTTTAAAGAGCCAGCTCCGTTATTTTGCCATTCATATCGAAATGATCTCGGATTATGCTCAGGCAGTCTGTGACCGCCTTTCCATCTATACGATCAAACGTCAGATGTAG